From one Populus alba chromosome 17, ASM523922v2, whole genome shotgun sequence genomic stretch:
- the LOC118057030 gene encoding uncharacterized protein isoform X3 codes for MDFEDLVARPDILITEEMRLRAKMEKVLSLLQDSLGSGCFLAQFWARDKRGFDLENLPYLCVPNSTLLEYRQHWLKQGRQGFSRPDIVNRAWQNGFSEWTSNVSYYRQGEYAHLSDAISCGVRGIIAFLVFDSDQPKNCCAVLVLVTMEEKQDFDLETEKVVQALQAANLWIKLPRPQWLNEVQRAALTEIADVTRAVCETHRLPLALTWIPWGDDDILKLDGSYWWLGQLAIDRKACYADEEMQGFVHACEQLHLSKGKGAAGQAFKTRLPSFEPDVKEKHVRDYPLAHHARKYNLNAAVAILLRSTGDDCIYILEFFLPILVKESSEQQELVAKLKLTLQQTCKRLTMFPEEPFPRKRGSKVSKNNDKIESAPDPDGHMFIERADNKRRKVSEVWKHFDKVIEENGAVRAICKGCQKKYPGESTKGTSNLHKHLKSCSKKGQRDAKQHTLPSDLGGNFVFDQERSRLNFVRMIMKLGFPLDMVENEFFKTFVCDLQPKFQLCSQDIVQADALSIYRQEKEKLMKYLDNLSSLFSITIDLQSYGDNKMSCCLTMHFIDDGWRMNKKILAFRSIEHDYMNEAVKDVLVEWNIIKKVHFMFAEIAPPNSQMTREFRRKLLSQFPNIDLLCFSCYAQTLELLARDGFYEIKDVLNKIRGCIEYVNATPINQDKFREATNNVKLQDMKAASHDDPTRWETTFVMLRSALELREAFTQLEQVDFDFKVNPSAEEWKMAMIVCECLKVIHKSLGSSSSSIDACFLHVCYIYKNLLSWEKSEHAYVCSMAKRMKVNLDMHCSEWSFAFGILLVLDPRCKLKFVQYGFLLMYGSDASKYLMEFRSKLTCMYNSYANDISCLPSYDLDSDGKFLGFREWLKVDPPKSDLDRYLGEPVENQDKVSDVLVWWRVNAPRFPALGKMARDFLSIPISAILSKSTMSGEATKVNPSFNGLEPEIIEAFICGQDWLESPENNSRKQQGDSEHQMPTHQAGPFKVIKSTSPEDLKLINYIFYSSLDESEIVVHCNHNYLTRSQLRTLRPQTCLDDNVISVMSDALSLAERRKKKGYINWYLPIFFSEYAYDTSECISFAKKHMYRENYMSALFSCEKMYVPVFDKERRHFYLFVLHMKKQVVEIWDSLAKSSGSSVDKRLPNMLATLDILFEDDIQQNYLDGWSFASFSVNRSPNVPQQTNGYDCGVYVIKFMLAPEEVTQPDFVFDSDTERLDVVLGLLDGNVNLCRNELAAKAEAYNLQEPMTP; via the exons ATGGATTTTGAAGATTTGGTAGCACGCCCTGATATTTTGATTACTGAAGAGATGAGACTACGTGCAAAGATGGAAAAAGTGTTATCGTTGCTTCAAGATTCTTTAGGAAGTGGTTGTTTTTTGGCTCAATTTTGGGCTCGAGATAAGCGTGGATTCGACCTGGAAAATCTCCCTTACCTGTGCGTCCCAAATTCTACGCTACTTGAATATCGTCAACATTGGCTCAAACAGGGTCGGCAAGGGTTTTCACGTCCAGACATTGTGAATCGGGCATGGCAAAATGGATTTTCAGAATGGACTTCAAatgtaagttattacagacagGGTGAATACGCACACCTATCAGATGCCATCTCTTGTGGAGTAAGGGGTATTATTGCCTTTCTGGTCTTTGACTCTGATCAACCCAAGAATTGCTGTGCTGTGCTGGTGCTTGTGACCATGGAGGAGAAACAGGATTTTGATTTAGAGACGGAAAAAGTTGTCCAGGCTCTCCAG GCTGCCAATTTATGGATCAAATTACCTCGACCTCAG tGGTTGAATGAGGTTCAAAGAGCTGCCTTAACTGAAATCGCTGATGTTACCAGAGCTGTATGCGAAACACACAGATTGCCACTTGCTCTGACATGGATTCCCTGGGGagatgatgatattttaaaattagatggaAGTTATTGGTGGCTAGGCCAACTTGCAATAGACCGTAAAGCTTGTTATGCAGATGAGGAGATGCAAGGCTTTGTGCATGCTTGTGAGCAACTACATCTGAGCAAAGGGAAAGGTGCTGCTGGACAAGCCTTTAAAACACGTCTTCCTTCCTTTGAGCCTGATGTGAAGGAAAAGCATGTAAGGGACTATCCTCTTGCTCATCACGCACGCAAGTATAATTTGAATGCTGCGGTTGCAATCCTGCTAAGGAGCACTGGTGATGATTGTATCTATATATTAGAGTTCTTTCTCCCTATCCTCGTGAAAGAGAGTTCAGAGCAGCAAGAATTGGTTGCGAAACTGAAGCTTACACTACAGCAAACTTGTAAGAGGTTGACAATGTTTCCAGAAGAACCATTCCCCAGGAAACGAGGCTCGAAAGTTagtaaaaacaatgataaaattgaatctGCTCCAGATCCTGATGGTCATATGTTCATCGAACGTGCTGATAATAAACGACGAAAGGTATCTGAAGTGTGGAAACATTTCGATAAGGTTATAGAAGAAAATGGTGCAGTACGGGCCATATGTAAAGGATGTCAAAAGAAGTATCCAGGGGAAAGCACGAAGGGAACTTCAAATCTACACAAACACTTGAAAAGTTGTTCAAAAAAGGGACAGAGAGATGCAAAACAACATACATTGCCTTCTGATCTGGGAGGGAATTTCGTGTTTGATCAAGAAAGGAGTCGCCTTAACTTTGTTAGAATGATTATGAAGCTCGGATTTCCATTGGATATGGTTGAAAATGAGTTCTTCAAAACTTTTGTCTGCGATCTGCAGCCAAAGTTTCAACTCTGTTCACAAGACATTGTACaggctgatgctctttctatttacagacaagagaaagagaaactAATGAAATATCTTGATAATCTCTCATCTCTATTCAGTATAACAATTGATTTGCAGTCATACGGTGATAACAAGATGTCCTGCTGCTTGACCATGCATTTTATTGATGATGGGTGGAGGATGAATAAGAAGATTTTGGCTTTCAGGAGTATAGAACATGATTATATGAATGAAGCTGTGAAAGATGTGCTTGTGGAGTGGAACATCATTAAGAAAGTGCACTTCATGTTTGCAGAAATTGCTCCACCAAACAGTCAAATGACTAGAGAATTCAGAAGGAAGCTTCTCAGTCAATTCCCAAATATAGACTTACTATGTTTTTCTTGCTACGCACAAACTCTTGAACTTCTTGCTCGAGATGGGTTTTATGAGATAAAAGATGTGCTTAACAAGATTAGGGGCTGTATTGAATATGTGAATGCAACACCAATTAACCAAGATAAGTTTCGGGAAGCAACTAATAATGTGAAATTGCAAGATATGAAAGCAGCCTCTCATGATGATCCTACCAGATGGGAGACCACGTTTGTCATGCTCAGGAGTGCATTGGAATTAAGAGAAGCTTTTACTCAACTCGagcaagttgattttgattttaaggtgAATCCATCTGCAGAGGAGTGGAAGATGGCGATGATTGTATGCGAGTGTTTAAAAGTGATCCACAAGTCTTTAGGCAGTTCTTCATCAAGCATAGATGCATGCTTCCTCCAtgtttgctatatatataagaaCTTGCTTTCGTGGGAAAAGAGTGAGCATGCATATGTTTGTTCGATGGCGAAGAGAATGAAGGTGAATCTTGATATGCATTGCAGTGAATGGAGTTTTGCATTTGGAATCCTATTAGTACTCGACCCGCGCTGTAAACTTAAATTTGTGCAGTATGGGTTTTTGCTGATGTATGGCAGTGATGCGAGCAAATACTTGATGGAATTTCGTAGCAAACTTACATGTATGTACAACAGTTATGCGAATGACATCAGTTGTTTGCCATCATATGATCTGGATTCTGATGGTAAGTTCTTGGGATTCCGTGAGTGGCTTAAGGTTGATCCGCCAAAATCTGATCTTGATCGGTATTTAGGAGAGCCTGTGGAAAACCAGGATAAGGTTTCAGATGTATTAGTTTGGTGGCGAGTCAATGCTCCAAGATTTCCAGCACTTGGTAAAATGGCTCGTGATTTCTTATCAATTCCAATCTCAGCTATTCTATCAAAGTCTACTATGAGCGGTGAAGCTACAAAGGTGAATCCATCATTCAATGGTTTGGAGCCAGAGATCATAGAGGCTTTTATATGTGGACAAGACTGGTTGGAAAGCCCCGAAAACAA TTCAAGAAAGCAACAGGGAGATTCAGAACATCAAATGCCTACACATCAGGCAGGTCCATTTAAGGTGATCAAATCTACGAGTCCAGAGGATTTAAAGTTAATCAACTACATTTTTTACTCATCTTTGGATGAGAG TGAGATTGTTGTTCATTGCAACCATAATTATTTGACTCGGAGTCAATTGCGCACACTAAGGCCACAGACATGCCTTGATGATAACGTAATTTCTGTCATGTCTGATGCCCTATCCTTAGctgagaggaggaagaagaaaggttatATAAATTGGTaccttccaatttttttttcg GAGTACGCATATGATACATCCGAGTGTATctcttttgcaaagaaacacaTGTACAGGGAGAATTATATGTCTGCTCTGTTCAGCTGTGAGAAG ATGTATGTTCCTGTCTTTGACAAGGAAAGAAGACACTTCTATCTCTTTGTTCTGCATATGAAGAAGCAAGTTGTTGAGATTTGGGACTCATTAGCTAAATCGAGTGGCAGTTCCGTCGACAAGAGATTGCCTAACATG TTGGCTACCCTGGATATCCTATTCGAAGATGATATACAACAGAACTACCTTGATGGCTGGTCATTTGCAAGTTTTTCAGTGAACAGATCACCGAATGTCCCACAACAAACCAACGG ATATGACTGTGGGGTTTATGTTATCAAGTTTATGCTAGCACCAGAAGAAGTGACACAACCTGATTTTGTT TTCGACAGCGATACGGAGAGATTGGATGTGGTGCTGGGATTGCTCGATGGTAATGTCAACTTATGCAGAAATGAATTGGCTGCTAAGGCTGAGGCATATAATCTTCAGGAACCAATGACTCCTTGA
- the LOC118057030 gene encoding zinc finger BED domain-containing protein DAYSLEEPER isoform X4, translated as MDFEDLVARPDILITEEMRLRAKMEKVLSLLQDSLGSGCFLAQFWARDKRGFDLENLPYLCVPNSTLLEYRQHWLKQGRQGFSRPDIVNRAWQNGFSEWTSNVSYYRQGEYAHLSDAISCGVRGIIAFLVFDSDQPKNCCAVLVLVTMEEKQDFDLETEKVVQALQAANLWIKLPRPQWLNEVQRAALTEIADVTRAVCETHRLPLALTWIPWGDDDILKLDGSYWWLGQLAIDRKACYADEEMQGFVHACEQLHLSKGKGAAGQAFKTRLPSFEPDVKEKHVRDYPLAHHARKYNLNAAVAILLRSTGDDCIYILEFFLPILVKESSEQQELVAKLKLTLQQTCKRLTMFPEEPFPRKRGSKVSKNNDKIESAPDPDGHMFIERADNKRRKVSEVWKHFDKVIEENGAVRAICKGCQKKYPGESTKGTSNLHKHLKSCSKKGQRDAKQHTLPSDLGGNFVFDQERSRLNFVRMIMKLGFPLDMVENEFFKTFVCDLQPKFQLCSQDIVQADALSIYRQEKEKLMKYLDNLSSLFSITIDLQSYGDNKMSCCLTMHFIDDGWRMNKKILAFRSIEHDYMNEAVKDVLVEWNIIKKVHFMFAEIAPPNSQMTREFRRKLLSQFPNIDLLCFSCYAQTLELLARDGFYEIKDVLNKIRGCIEYVNATPINQDKFREATNNVKLQDMKAASHDDPTRWETTFVMLRSALELREAFTQLEQVDFDFKVNPSAEEWKMAMIVCECLKVIHKSLGSSSSSIDACFLHVCYIYKNLLSWEKSEHAYVCSMAKRMKVNLDMHCSEWSFAFGILLVLDPRCKLKFVQYGFLLMYGSDASKYLMEFRSKLTCMYNSYANDISCLPSYDLDSDGKFLGFREWLKVDPPKSDLDRYLGEPVENQDKVSDVLVWWRVNAPRFPALGKMARDFLSIPISAILSKSTMSGEATKVNPSFNGLEPEIIEAFICGQDWLESPENNSRKQQGDSEHQMPTHQAGPFKVIKSTSPEDLKLINYIFYSSLDESEIVVHCNHNYLTRSQLRTLRPQTCLDDNVISVMSDALSLAERRKKKGVRI; from the exons ATGGATTTTGAAGATTTGGTAGCACGCCCTGATATTTTGATTACTGAAGAGATGAGACTACGTGCAAAGATGGAAAAAGTGTTATCGTTGCTTCAAGATTCTTTAGGAAGTGGTTGTTTTTTGGCTCAATTTTGGGCTCGAGATAAGCGTGGATTCGACCTGGAAAATCTCCCTTACCTGTGCGTCCCAAATTCTACGCTACTTGAATATCGTCAACATTGGCTCAAACAGGGTCGGCAAGGGTTTTCACGTCCAGACATTGTGAATCGGGCATGGCAAAATGGATTTTCAGAATGGACTTCAAatgtaagttattacagacagGGTGAATACGCACACCTATCAGATGCCATCTCTTGTGGAGTAAGGGGTATTATTGCCTTTCTGGTCTTTGACTCTGATCAACCCAAGAATTGCTGTGCTGTGCTGGTGCTTGTGACCATGGAGGAGAAACAGGATTTTGATTTAGAGACGGAAAAAGTTGTCCAGGCTCTCCAG GCTGCCAATTTATGGATCAAATTACCTCGACCTCAG tGGTTGAATGAGGTTCAAAGAGCTGCCTTAACTGAAATCGCTGATGTTACCAGAGCTGTATGCGAAACACACAGATTGCCACTTGCTCTGACATGGATTCCCTGGGGagatgatgatattttaaaattagatggaAGTTATTGGTGGCTAGGCCAACTTGCAATAGACCGTAAAGCTTGTTATGCAGATGAGGAGATGCAAGGCTTTGTGCATGCTTGTGAGCAACTACATCTGAGCAAAGGGAAAGGTGCTGCTGGACAAGCCTTTAAAACACGTCTTCCTTCCTTTGAGCCTGATGTGAAGGAAAAGCATGTAAGGGACTATCCTCTTGCTCATCACGCACGCAAGTATAATTTGAATGCTGCGGTTGCAATCCTGCTAAGGAGCACTGGTGATGATTGTATCTATATATTAGAGTTCTTTCTCCCTATCCTCGTGAAAGAGAGTTCAGAGCAGCAAGAATTGGTTGCGAAACTGAAGCTTACACTACAGCAAACTTGTAAGAGGTTGACAATGTTTCCAGAAGAACCATTCCCCAGGAAACGAGGCTCGAAAGTTagtaaaaacaatgataaaattgaatctGCTCCAGATCCTGATGGTCATATGTTCATCGAACGTGCTGATAATAAACGACGAAAGGTATCTGAAGTGTGGAAACATTTCGATAAGGTTATAGAAGAAAATGGTGCAGTACGGGCCATATGTAAAGGATGTCAAAAGAAGTATCCAGGGGAAAGCACGAAGGGAACTTCAAATCTACACAAACACTTGAAAAGTTGTTCAAAAAAGGGACAGAGAGATGCAAAACAACATACATTGCCTTCTGATCTGGGAGGGAATTTCGTGTTTGATCAAGAAAGGAGTCGCCTTAACTTTGTTAGAATGATTATGAAGCTCGGATTTCCATTGGATATGGTTGAAAATGAGTTCTTCAAAACTTTTGTCTGCGATCTGCAGCCAAAGTTTCAACTCTGTTCACAAGACATTGTACaggctgatgctctttctatttacagacaagagaaagagaaactAATGAAATATCTTGATAATCTCTCATCTCTATTCAGTATAACAATTGATTTGCAGTCATACGGTGATAACAAGATGTCCTGCTGCTTGACCATGCATTTTATTGATGATGGGTGGAGGATGAATAAGAAGATTTTGGCTTTCAGGAGTATAGAACATGATTATATGAATGAAGCTGTGAAAGATGTGCTTGTGGAGTGGAACATCATTAAGAAAGTGCACTTCATGTTTGCAGAAATTGCTCCACCAAACAGTCAAATGACTAGAGAATTCAGAAGGAAGCTTCTCAGTCAATTCCCAAATATAGACTTACTATGTTTTTCTTGCTACGCACAAACTCTTGAACTTCTTGCTCGAGATGGGTTTTATGAGATAAAAGATGTGCTTAACAAGATTAGGGGCTGTATTGAATATGTGAATGCAACACCAATTAACCAAGATAAGTTTCGGGAAGCAACTAATAATGTGAAATTGCAAGATATGAAAGCAGCCTCTCATGATGATCCTACCAGATGGGAGACCACGTTTGTCATGCTCAGGAGTGCATTGGAATTAAGAGAAGCTTTTACTCAACTCGagcaagttgattttgattttaaggtgAATCCATCTGCAGAGGAGTGGAAGATGGCGATGATTGTATGCGAGTGTTTAAAAGTGATCCACAAGTCTTTAGGCAGTTCTTCATCAAGCATAGATGCATGCTTCCTCCAtgtttgctatatatataagaaCTTGCTTTCGTGGGAAAAGAGTGAGCATGCATATGTTTGTTCGATGGCGAAGAGAATGAAGGTGAATCTTGATATGCATTGCAGTGAATGGAGTTTTGCATTTGGAATCCTATTAGTACTCGACCCGCGCTGTAAACTTAAATTTGTGCAGTATGGGTTTTTGCTGATGTATGGCAGTGATGCGAGCAAATACTTGATGGAATTTCGTAGCAAACTTACATGTATGTACAACAGTTATGCGAATGACATCAGTTGTTTGCCATCATATGATCTGGATTCTGATGGTAAGTTCTTGGGATTCCGTGAGTGGCTTAAGGTTGATCCGCCAAAATCTGATCTTGATCGGTATTTAGGAGAGCCTGTGGAAAACCAGGATAAGGTTTCAGATGTATTAGTTTGGTGGCGAGTCAATGCTCCAAGATTTCCAGCACTTGGTAAAATGGCTCGTGATTTCTTATCAATTCCAATCTCAGCTATTCTATCAAAGTCTACTATGAGCGGTGAAGCTACAAAGGTGAATCCATCATTCAATGGTTTGGAGCCAGAGATCATAGAGGCTTTTATATGTGGACAAGACTGGTTGGAAAGCCCCGAAAACAA TTCAAGAAAGCAACAGGGAGATTCAGAACATCAAATGCCTACACATCAGGCAGGTCCATTTAAGGTGATCAAATCTACGAGTCCAGAGGATTTAAAGTTAATCAACTACATTTTTTACTCATCTTTGGATGAGAG TGAGATTGTTGTTCATTGCAACCATAATTATTTGACTCGGAGTCAATTGCGCACACTAAGGCCACAGACATGCCTTGATGATAACGTAATTTCTGTCATGTCTGATGCCCTATCCTTAGctgagaggaggaagaagaaag GAGTACGCATATGA